The genomic window TAGCGACATATCGCGCGATATGGCACCCAGCGCGAGGTTGAGCATGATGCAAATGAACAGCACTTCAAGCCAGCCGGCCGCAATCTCGGTGATACCGAGGGCTCGCAGGTTCTGAGCCGCTACGTCTGTATGCTGCTTTAGCTGCTCGATCTCCTGCTTGTGCTCCGGTGACTGCCAAAACTGATTGACGAAGTCGACCATGAGTGGCCCAGCAATGGGAATCTTGCCAAGCTCTGCCATTTTAGGATCGATCAGGTTGCCCCTGATGTCGCTTAGCGATGCCGCTGCGGCCAACGTTTGGTTGTGGGCGCCTGGTAGTTGCCCAGACAGGGTAATACCAACGCCGGCATAAATGAGGAGACCCAACGCTCCTGCCAATAAATTGGGTAACGGGCGCCCGATCAGAGCAACGGACATGATGATGGCGACGGATGCACCGTAGATGGCGACGTTCCAGGTGTCGAACGTGCTTCCTCCAACTGAAGCTGCTGCCTCGGTGACCCATAGGACTACAACCACAAGGGGTATAGCCAAGGCCGCGCCGAGCCATCCACGGATGTTGCGCGATCCAATTTTGGTCCATAGCAAGACTGATAGGGTACTAGCCAAGGCAACAATCAGCGCGCCGAAGCTTGCCCACCTCAGGACCTTGTCACTCGAGAGCGCCATCCGCGGCGGTAGCTTTGAGTCAATTAGGGCGCGCACCGTCGATGTAACCAGTCCCTCCAGCCCGTTTTCGTGGCCCGTAAGAGTATCGATCATACCGAGCAAGCCACCGATCTCTTTTGCCTCAGAGATGCTGCGCATCCTCGTGGTGAACTCTGCACCCGCCGCCTTGGCAAAGAGCTCGGCCTTGTCGTGAAGGCCCTCGCTCATCACGATCTCGGGCACGTAGGCTAGGTAGACCAGAAGGAAGGTGACTCCCACATGAATCGCTAACCGGCCGATATTGAGCGGGGATATCCTCATAAACTGATCCACTTAATTGTTGGCGTCTAGCTGCAAGAGGCCAGAATTACGAAATAAATTGGAAAATCTGGACTTAAGTTCGTTAGCTCTAATCTAACACCCTAATATACCTAAAAAAAACCGCCTCAACCAACAATTAAGTGGATCAGCTTAATTCAGATTTATCTAAAGTTTGAATACCAGAATGCCGATAAGACCTATGAACTGAATAATAGACGAACGAATCACGCAATAATCTTGGCCCTCGCCGGATGTCACATGGGAGCAAAAAACGATGGCCCGTACGCTACTTATCGGAGCATTTGTGATCTTGGGCGCGGCAGCTGGATGTGGGAAGGATCAGTCGAAGGCCGACAGCACCGCTAAGTCAGCGCTTCCTGCAACGCCGGGAGGTAGCGCATTGAACCAGACTGTCAAAGGCGCCACGTCAGCGCAAGATTTTCAGGGCACCTGGGACTCAGGTTGTGACGCTTCGGGTTTTGCCGACGGTGGGTCGCAGCGCGTTGTCTATCATGTATCGGGGTCAGATGTTTTTAGCACAGTGCAACTCTTCCGCGACGCCAACTGTGACGTGGCAGAAGTGATGACGAAGTCCACCGGCAAAATCACGTTTGGCGCGCCCCGGAAAGATCTGATAGGTGCTCAAGAGGTCGATATCAAGAGGACCGCGGTCCAAGCGACGGTCAGTGCCGCATCCACTATTCAGTCGATGCAGGCCGACCTTGCGGAGGTACCCGACGTCAAATGCCGCGCCGTCTTGGCGGCGCTTAAAGTCGACGTGCCGGTGGATTTTTTGGCCTGCGCACCATCATTGCAGGAATACACCATCTGGAAGATCGAAGATGAGCGCCTTCGTTTGGGTGACTGCGAGAGCGGTCCTGATCTTTGTAAAGCTCCGACAGCCCGAGCTACAGAGTTGCGCTTGGGCGGGAGTTTTAGTCGCAGTGATAAGTGAGGATGCAGCCGCAAGTGATAGCTCTGATTAACGGAGGTACCGAGTCAACTCTGCAGCCACATTCTTGACCTCTGGTGTCGTAGTCACTCGCGACGCGACGGAGACATTAAGCAACAAGACTCTGACCGGAGCGACAATCAAAGGAGCTTCGAGCATAGGTCCCTCCACCACCATCAATACGACTGGTGCTGCAACTACCGGGGCACTCACGGTATCCACTATAGAATCTCAAGGAAACGTCACAGTCCAGGGCAACGGCACTAGCGCCAACAACTTAATTCTGGGTAACAAAGCCAATATAAACTACGTGGCCTTCAAGGTACCTGACAGGCTGGCCTCACAGATGACATGGGAACTCCCATTTACCAAACCTCAATTTTAAGGCCAGGTACGCGCATAAACTCGTCCGTATTGCGAGTGACGACGGTCAGATCATGCGCCAGCGCGACACTAACAATAAGTAAGTCATTACTCCCAATCAGCGTTCCGTTTTTGCTGAGAAGGGCGCGGTTGACGCCATAAAATTCGGCGGCCTTATCATCAAAGGATAGGCTTTCGAAGTTCGCGAAAAAGGCACTCAAACGATGCATATTTTCACTCACACGTTGGCTACGTCGCGCGCCACAAATAAGCTCAGCTTTGACGACACTGCACAGCAAAAAATCCCCAGGCTTACTATCTTTAAATTTTTGTACAACGCCCGGATCGTTGCGATGCAGATAAGCAATACAGATATTGGTATCTAGCAATCGCCTCATGAGTTACCCCAATCCCGTTCCTGTGCCGGCAAATCTTCGATCTCAGGAAAGTCGCCGACCCAGCTTCCAGCTAGTTCAAAGAAACCTGGTGGCCATTCGCTCACACTCACCTCCTTGCGGACGAGTTCGGCGACGAACGCGGACACGCTTTGGCCACGGCGCACAGCCTCCTTACGGATCTTGTCCTCTAAGTCATCAGGGACATAAACGTTGAGCTGAGCCATATTTGCGCCTCCTTGAGACTATAAGTACAAAGAGTATACTCTATATACTTATCGGCTTAAAGAGCGGAAAACTTTATGAACTGATTCACTTAATTATTGGTGTCCATCTACAAGAGTGCGGAATTAGCAGCTAAATTGGAAAATTTGGACCTTAGTTTGGAAGCTCTAATCTAACACCCTGATATCCCACAAAAAAACCTCTTCGACCAACAGTTAAGTGGATCAGCTTACAAATTTGCGACAGCCAGAGCTAAAGAGTTGGGCTTGGGCGGGAGTTTTAGTCGTAGTGCCAAGTGAGGATGCAGCTGCAAGTGATAACTGGCAAGTGTCGTCCGCCGACGCAGATCTCTCGTTTTCTTCCCGCCGTCCCCGCGACCTGCGGTGTAAAAAAACCTGACACTAGGTCCTAACTTCACGTAACTTTGACCCTATAAGTGCTCAATTTTTAAACCTCAAGTTTCACCCTTCGGTTCCGATAACCTAACTTAGCCACACAGAACTGATGTCTACGATGTGGCAG from Deltaproteobacteria bacterium includes these protein-coding regions:
- a CDS encoding type II toxin-antitoxin system VapC family toxin, whose amino-acid sequence is MRRLLDTNICIAYLHRNDPGVVQKFKDSKPGDFLLCSVVKAELICGARRSQRVSENMHRLSAFFANFESLSFDDKAAEFYGVNRALLSKNGTLIGSNDLLIVSVALAHDLTVVTRNTDEFMRVPGLKIEVW
- a CDS encoding CopG family transcriptional regulator yields the protein MAQLNVYVPDDLEDKIRKEAVRRGQSVSAFVAELVRKEVSVSEWPPGFFELAGSWVGDFPEIEDLPAQERDWGNS